One part of the Lytechinus pictus isolate F3 Inbred chromosome 3, Lp3.0, whole genome shotgun sequence genome encodes these proteins:
- the LOC129258067 gene encoding uncharacterized protein LOC129258067, translated as MVDSSTESGKLIEYLVARKVDVCVCSCSSSETLAGLIRQIKDDMSDVVANVRFETLPYNIIDMDTFEFNGIDVLLLCHSIENRRFSLTNVTDALYDGFLPKARKYVGMSKVGVIAYDFSKEMLTEENLTYQMESFRNNQETTFRNSSVVLIGGQLNQVPIELNQDQLNELKTFFRFATSPLAEEKAEVCLRRRGCIGCLPCFLCCMKICPYCKPRRNVGCFAYRERDDTPPYTLSPGPV; from the exons ATTGAATACCTGGTTGCTAGAAAGGTAGATGTGTGCGTCTGCAGTTGCAGTTCTTCAGAAACTTTAGCGGGTCTCATACGGCAAATAAAGGATGATATGTCGGACGTCGTCGCAAACGTGAGGTTCGAAACCCTTCCTTACAACATCATAGACATGGATACATTTGAATTCAATGGGATAGATGTTCTACTTCTCTGTCATTCTATTGAGAATAGGCGATTCTCACTGACCAACGTTACCGATGCTCTATATGATGGTTTCTTACCAAAGGCTAGAAAGTATGTGG GGATGAGCAAAGTTGGGGTAATAGCCTATGATTTTTCCAAGGAGATGTTGACAGAAGAGAACCTAACTTATCAGATGGAATCATTCAGGAACAACCAGGAGACAACATTTAGAAATTCTTCCGTAGTCCTTATCGGGGGTCAGCTTAATCAGGTTCCCATAGAGCTGAATCAGGACCAACTTAATGAGCTAAAAACATTCTTCCGCTTTGCTACATCACCCCTTGCTGAAGAGAAAGCAGAAGTTTGTCTTAGAAGACGAGGATGTATCGGATGTCTGCCATGTTTCTTGTGCTGTATGAAGATATGTCCTTACTGTAAACCTCGCCGAAATGTAGGCTGCTTTGCTTACAGAGAACGCGATGATACTCCCCCTTACACACTTTCACCAGGACCCGTATAA